The DNA segment TTAACCAAAAGACTAGCTGATAAACCGTAACAACACTTTCTCCAGTAAAAGTCCATCTTCTGTTGTCTTTCACAGTCCAGCCATATCTCTGCCACCGGAGCGTATTTCAGTCAAAATGATCAAAGCGTTAAGTAAAGATGACGTATcttgtacatttcctactgtgAATATATCAGAAGTTTATTTCTGACTAACATGCATGGTTAAGAACTTTGTTTTTCTCCCTCGGATTGCGTCTCAGTCAAGTAAGGTCCggtcctaacaaaccagaaagatcatttataaaatgtgagATTGGCGGGTTTTGCGGTCGAGGGTAAcgtctcctgattcagaccagaacgCTTTCTCACTCAGAAGCATCTCAAAGCTGGATTAGTTGGACTCTcgtcctgacggcacccattcgcttccACTGCAGAGACTCCATTACGGCAAACCCGATGAAGAAACGAAGGCCTGTTTTCGGCGAATATTCGTTTTGGGGCGAACCGTTCCTCGCCTCGCACAGAAAACGTGTATTTTAACTTGATTTATCGAGCTTTAACGCGACGGTTGGCGGTGTGATGTTTTTGTCTCCTCGGATACTCTTTTTGCCTGCTCGAGCCGTAATCATACAGTAACAATATTAATACCGCAATTAGGCGACCGAAGCCTGTAATTAGGAGCATGATAAAGTGATATCTGGGCgtgctgtgttgtgttttcTCTGTTATCTTGATCGCTGCGAGTGAGATGCTGGTAATGACTGGAAGACTCCCTGCGGCGAGCGAAATGAGAAAAAAGGCAAATGTGAGCCATGCCACTTTTATGAGGTGCGCTCGTCTAATGACGGATAGTCACGGGATTATATCACCAAGACCTTCTTTAGCTCGCGCCACATCAATGCACTCGCAAAGAAAAGGTAAAAGCTTTACTAATGTGTACCAAGACGAgacctttatttctaagagcGCGTAGTAATGCATGTTTTCCGACGTCCGCTGAATAAAATGCTTTATGCTTTAACTTATTTGATcgttttatctttttgtttagAATTTTAACGAGCCTTTTACAGGGAAATAATGACAAAACCTGACATTTAAAAGTCAAGCTTGTTTCTCCGCGAGTTctactgaaatgttaaaattaaattaaaattaattgttaaaaaatgtatatatatatattatatatatttataacagatatatatatattattatatatatcaaaaaacaGAACGGGGTTTTTTTGGGGTCAAAAAGaaagttaaagttaaatgcaattttattaattaaaaataaataaataaatgttaacactttacaataaggtgtcatttttttacattaattcatgtattaactaacatgtataaaaatgcatttattaaatattattcttcATGTTGCTTTACAGTGCATTAAtcttaacaaacacaacttgtgattttaataatgcatttgcattaatgcagaaattaaaatgagctaataaatactgtagtatTCGTGTTTAAtgatgttgttaactaatgaacttcactgtaaagtgttaccaaataattaaataaaaataataaaggaagAAAGGCAATTTTCctagaacaaaaatatattaacaataacCAAAAACTGCGCTCTTCGCCTTTAAATGATGAGGGACTtcaagtaaataatttaatccAGTTTTAATCTACGGGTTTTGGTGCCAGAAAGCTCGTGAACCCCTGCCCTTTagttaaataattcattttgcaGTGCATTTCGTGCACCatactctcagaaataaagctgTCTGGGACGGTACCGCAAAAAAACGTCCCACGGTTGTACCTAAAGAAGCCGTTTTGGTACGTATtaatacaaaagtgtacctCACTATACTGTAGTGTATACTACccgtcaaaagtttggaataattttccatttattaatatttttgagtcttttctgctcgccaaagctgcatttgtttaataaaaaaatacagtaaagacagCAGCACTGAGAAATATGAATGCAATTCTTccgtattttaaaatgcagtttatgtCTGTGCTGaaacctgaattttcagcatcgtctTCTgtgtcacgcgatccttcagaaatcatttacgGTAAAGGCTTACATCTCGTTCTCTGGCGGGACGTTCCTCGTAATCCCTGGGTCTTCTTTCATTTCCTCTCCGCCGGTTGCCTTGGAAACATCCCGAGCTTCCGGAAAGCTTGAAGTGTTGGAGATGGCTGGAGACGAGCGGATGGGTTTCTCTCGCGTTCACACGCTTCCTGAGAGCAGCCCAACATCCAGCAATTACAGTAACTGGGTTCAGAAGGCCGTCTGAAGCTCGGACGAACACAGCGCTTTAACCcggctaaaaataaaaacaggcttTTTAAACGGTTTTGTGACGTTGACGTTATTATCAAGCGTTACACTTAAACGCTTCTTaagcactttaaaaacattgttacGTTTTAATATTCAACTTATTTCTAAGAATGTTTTTCTTCATCGTTTGACCATTAGAGGAAAAATCTTACTTTAAAAACACGGGAAAGTTTTCTTGGTTATGCAAAtgttatatattcaatatataatgttataatattcgAGTTCATCAcgaaaaaacattaacattagaATGGTTCAgaacactgaaatatttctttctgGTTCAGTTCGTTTCATTGCGATAACGTTATTTCTGAACGTTtcctaaatgtttaaaacaaaaaaagctctATTTTCTTGGTATTTCTGTGTTCtatcgttttaaaaatgttacaataatttTAGAATGCTCtcgaaataaaaatatttaatgaatttcttTTACTTGGTTATGCAAATGCTCcacttatttctatttttatgcaGCATTTCGATTGCGTGCACGTTACTGTAATTTTCAAcaatgtagtttttttgttttttttttaccgttacGAGAGCGTGACACcggaaaacatttaaaacaaaaaaagcatgaataCGTTTGGTCCCAACGTTCGCGTAACCTTTAAAGAACGTCGGTGAACGGCACGGAAACGTCCGTCTGGGAGGAACCGGTCGGCCCGTGCGTGTTTTTAAGTGATTGGAGTAAAAGGTTGATTACGAGGAGGATGTGACATCTCTTCTCTCACGTTACCCTACATAGGTCTGTCTCTGCCATCATCTCCGAGCCATTTTTAGAACCCCAGCAGGCTGTAAACactgttaccatggcaacgtcacccagacacacacacacacacgcacacacacagacacacagacacacacacacacacacagacacacacacacacacacacacacacacacacacacacacacacacacacacacacacacacacacacacacacacacacacacacacacacacacacacacacacacacacacacacacacacacacacacacacacacacacacacacacacacacacacacacacacacacacacacacacacacacacacacacacacacacacacacacacacacacacacacacacacacacacacacacacacacacacacacacacacacacacacacacacacacacacacagtcacacacacacacacacacacacacactgataacaGAGCTGATGACAAATAGATGTTTAAAGCCGCTGCTGTCTTCGGCTCCTGGCCTCTCCGCTCGGCTCTGATCTATTTCAATCAAAACCCTGATCGTTTGGGTTTCGTCTCAAGAGTTGGCCGTGCAGATGGTTTCACTGCGGCCTGATCGAAGCGTAACTCCACTCTTTCACGGGTGGAGAGTACCCAACTCCATCCTGTTGGTCTGTGTTCTgccttttaaagcttttttgtaGATCTCGCCACTTCGGTTTTATTGGTTTTCGTGGTAATAAGGTGTCATCTGTTTGTGTTCTGCTCGCTTTGTTAATCTTTGTTATtgttagttcataaaaatacaggCTTTCGTAGTTTGTTGGTGTTAGTGCATTAACTAGTGTTAAAAAAGTGtggcattaataaatgctgaaaataaggTTAATAAATACTAGTAACGACACGCTATGAACCGTTGCAGGGgttcgtttttttctttatcgAGTCTATATTCATACTGTTTCATTCTTGAAAAAATATCTCCTGTTCTGTGTTGTGTTCGGAAGATGAATGagaaatgataaaacaacacgCTTTACCAGCTGTATGTAAATAATCCTCACAAAAACGACTAAATGTTTTAGAACTGTCTGACTTGATGAATTACAGGAACGTTTATTAACACACTGAGCAGCTTTTATcatgtttctaaataaaaagtataattcaTTAATGTTCATCTAAATAacttattaatcatttacatatacatatacatttatagtattttcatatgcatatatatatatatatatatatatatatatatatatatatatatatatatatatatatatatatatatatatatatatatatatatatgcatatgaatGGATGAATTGagtatttactaatgcttaatcattattataaagCTTTAGCATAAAttctgtagaagtattgtttattattagttcatgttaactaatgtagttaattaatgaaGCACATCGTCGAGCACTTTTAGGTTTTTTGTTAATTCACGTTAAtctttatattctttatattctaGTCgcaaaaatgtgatgtttttttaaggttatagttttagttataaGTCCTTTTAATAACTTTATCCTCAcagctgcaaaaaaatttaaaaaatgtaaacgcaTAAttgtgggagaaaaaaaatcagaattaaGATTTTTAGCGTTCGGAGGGTTATGAAAAGATTTTGCAAAcacttttactttaaatgttctgtctctgtaattttttataatgtaagttttcattatttaaaaaagttagttttatagtatagtttatagattttattttagttttagttatatcAGTAaataacttcttcttcttcttcctccgcttatccggggccgggtcgcgggggcaacagtctaagcagggacgcccagactcccctctccccagacacttcctccagctcttccgggggaacaccggtgggacatgcccggaacacttcccttgggaggcgtccgagaggcatccggaacagatgcccgagccacctcagctggcctctttcgatgtggaggagcagcgggtctactccgagctcctcccgagtgaccgaactcctcaccctatctctaagggagcgcccagccaccctacggaggaaactcatttcggccgcttgtatccgggatctcgtcctttcggtcatgacccaaagctcatgaccataggtgagagtaggaacaaAGATCGActggtaaatcgagagctttgccttgcggctcagctccttcttcaccatgacagaccagtacagcgaccatattactgcagaagctgcaccaatccgtctgtcgatctctcgttccatccttccctcactcgtgaacaagaccccaagatacttaaactcctccacctgaggcaggaactccccaccaacctgaagggggcaagccacccttgtccgactgagaaccatggcctcagacttagaggtgctgattttcatcccagccgcttcacactcagctgcaaaccgccccagcacacactgtaggtcttggccagatgcagccaacagaccaacatcatcagcaaaaagcagagaagctattctgtggtcaccaaaccagaccccctccggcccccggctgcgcctagaaatcctgtccataaaaataatgaacaggaccggtgacaaagggcagccctgtcggagtccaacatgcactgggaacaagtctgacttaatgccggcaatgcgaaccaagctcctgctctgatcatacagggatcggacagcccttagcaaagggccccttaccccatattcccagagcaccccccacaggacactacgaggaacccggtcgaatgccttctccaaatccacaaaacacatgtggactggttgggcaaactcccaggaaccctccagcatcctgaagagggtatagagctggtccagtgttccatgtccaggacgaaacctgcattgttcctcttgatgctgaggttcaactatcggacggattctcctctccagtaccctggcatagactttctcagggaggctgagaagtgtgatccccctatagttggagcacaccctccggtcccccttcttaaaaagaggaaccaccaccctggtctgccagtccagaggcactgtcccccgcgtccacgcaatgctgcagaggcgtgtcagccaagacagccctacaacatccagagacctgaggtactccgagCGGATCTCGTCCACACCTGGTGctttgccaccgaggagcttctcaacaacctcagtgacctcagccagggtgatggtcgagtccccccccaggtccccggcctctgctccctcagtggaagacgagttggcgggattgaggaggtcctcaaagtattccttccaccacctgacaatatccccagtcgaggttagcaggttcccaccagcactgtatatggtgttggcagggcactgcttcccttttctgaggcgtctgacggtttgccagaacctctttgaggccttccgtcattttccatggcctccctgaactcctcccagacccgagtttttgcctgcacaaccacccggccagcggtccgcttggcccaccggtacctgtcagctgcctcaggagacCCATGAGCTAACCAGGCcagataggactccttcttcagcttaacttccgatgtccaccatcgggttcggggattgccgccacgacatgcaccggagactttacgaccacagctccggacggccgcgtcgaccaaagaggtagagaacatagtccactcggactcaatgtctccagcctccctcgggatccggtcaaagctctgccggaggcggggttgaagatctcctgacaggggtctctgccaaacgttcccaacagaccctcacggtgcgtttgggcctgccaagtctgtctggcctcctcccccgccaacggatccaactcaccaccaggtggtgatcagttgacaggtccgcccctctcttcacccgagtgtccaagacatgcggccggagatcgGATGATACAActacaaagtcgatcatcgacctccgccctagggtgtcctgataccacgtgtactggtggacacccttatgcttgaacatggtgttcgttatggacagactgtgactagcacagaattccaacaacagaacccCACTCatgtttagatcgggggggccgttcctcccaatcacgcccctccaggtgtcactagcattaccaacgtgagcgttgaagtcccccagcaggacgacagagtccccggttggagcactttccagcacccctcccaaggactccaagaaggccgggtactctacactgccattcggcccgtaggcacaaatgacagtgagagtcctccccccaacccgaagtcgcagggaggcgaccctcttcaccaccgggttaaactccaacacatggcagctaagctggggagctatgagcaagcccacaccagcctgccgcctctcactgcgggcaacaccagagtagtgaagagtccagcccctttcgaggagatgggttccagagcccaagcagtgcgtggaggtgagcccgactatatctagccggtatctctcgacctcccgcaacaactcaggctccttcccccccagagaggtgacgttccatgtccctagcactagattctgagtccaggggttgggttgtcgaggtccccgccttcaactgctacccaaaccacaaggcaccggccccttacggtccctcctgcaggtggtgggcccacgggaagATGGCCCCACGTCGCTttttcgggctgagcccggccgggtcccgtggggcaagacccggccaccaggtGCTCTCATGCTGGCCCCAGCcacaggcctggctccatggcggggccctggctgcgccataccgggtGGCGTCGCAActctgttatttttgttgttcataaggggtgggggtggaccgctctttgtctggcttgtcacctaggacctgtttgccttgggagaccctaccaggagcatatagccccggagaacctagctcctagggtcattcaggcactcaaacccctccaccacgttaaggtggcgatcctcggaggggTAGTAAATAACGTTAAACTAAAATGAGAAACTAAatctaaaagttaaaatgagctgtttacatttattttaaagcatcaaaaaattatcaaatgatttaaaattatacagtatttaaaaattaagattgTTTGCGTCAACATTTATCATAAGTAAATTATTTTGtgaatgatataaatatatcagtACATGATTTTCACTggaaatctgtttattttttagatattgtTATCAGATATCAGATGGaggctgtgtgtgtctgtgtgtgtctgtgtgtgtgtgtgtgtctgtgtgtgtctgtgtgtgcgtgtgtctgtgtgtgtgtctgtgtgtgtgtgtgtgtgtgtgtgtgtgtgtgtgtgtgtgtgtgtgtgtgtgtgtgtgtgtgttggtctcACACACCACTGAGAGCTGATTCATGATCAAACACACAGCagttcattcaaataaaaaaacaaacatatttttgtgatCAATTGAATTAACTAGAATTATTTCcacatgtttgtttacattaaacCATATACACTAAAGTACATACACACCAGTACACTAAATTATATAatcactgtttttaatgtaataaagataaattattcctttaattctGAAACGGAGACAAACTTTTTAAAGAGATTTCAGATTTAAATCACATTGTTATAGTATTTCTATTTCATTGAATTCTACACTGAAAACTATTCACAATTATTCACGTAGTCTCATGTCGAACAAATGAAACTGTGATAAGAATTAAATATTAGTCTCATGATGAgtgtaaaaattaaaagcagGTTGATCCAGATCTTCAGGTGTGTTCACTGATTACTGACAGGTAAGATCTTCAGAGAAGTAAGAGTACTGAAGAAAggaaagagtgtgtgagtgaaggTGGTAGTgaatgtgtgtagatgtgtgttaGTTACAGGATCAGAGAATGACACTGTTCCTCTGTCATAGtccagacacactctcacacgatCAAGATCCTGTTCAACAGGAAAACTAAACTGGTCAGACCATCCTCTCTGTACACTCCAGACATCAGTGTTAAAGAAAACACATCCCTTTCTTTGGTTTGATTCTGTAGTTACTCCAAGACTCCAGCATCGACTCTCTTTAACCTCCACATCCCAGCAGTGTGTTCCTGAGTTAAAACCCTCTGAACCCAGAACACAACAATAAGAGTCAAATCTCTCTGGATTATCAGGAAGAGGTTGATAGTTCACTCTGTATCTCACTCTGGTCAGATCATCAGACAGAAGAAGAAAGGGATGAGCCGTGTTTGGATCCAGAATCACAGGAGCTGATGAGACACAATCAACAGCTGATTTTATTCTGATGTTCATATAATGATCAAGAGTGAACCGTACACagattattatgaattatgacactcgttctattcatcaaacataatacattttcctATCAGTTAGAGCTTCAatgttaataattgtttaattatttaaattcataatataCACTTTATAGTTGAAAGactaataaatagttaaaacgTTCAGAAGTAGTAGTAATAAGTATATTTTGTTTAGTATATgtcaattaatttatattatttatagcaaGAAAGTGAagaagagatatatatatagagagagattttttttgttttgtttgcttgtttaagaAACTAATCATCCAAGTTTATTCCTCTTGAGTGAGAGAGATCAAtgaggtgtgtgtttatcttgttAATTGTTTTGCCGTATATTTATTccttttgtatgtattttttggtttattattatgttcAAGCTCCACTTTTAGAGGGTTAATATAagttttatgtatgttttttcgTAGTTCTGACGGCATTGTCGGGACATAAAAGGGATGCAAGACTATAATGTACAAGACACACAACAGACTCGTGTCCAAAGAAATGTCTGTTGAAACCAAGAACGACCTGAGCCTTTGATTCaactaacaataattaaaatattgattctTCTGTGTCTATTAaacctttgaaaaaaatgacactggAAGCTTAAAATCTGTTTGACGGCTGACACAGAGACAGCAGTTACCAGGTTTAGAAAGAaaccacaaaatattatttatgtcttACAATCATTCGTATTATCACAGAAATACTGTGATACATCTTTATATAGTTTGGATATAAACACTGATGTCTATAGTGGCGATCAAAATAGAGAAAatcaccttaaaatgaaaaagtaactGCTGCttcaaataatgtttgtgttgATTAGTGTTTCTCGAGCAGCTGAGGATAAATGactgatataaaatgtatttgttattgaatcattcattcaagccactttttcagtatttctctctatatatggtgtcctgcagagtttaactccaaccctaattaaacacacctgaagcagcatGTTAAgacaagttggagctaaactctgctggACACTGGACCGAATTTAGACGGCCCTGATCTAAAGCATCCAGTCTGATGTGACGAATTATCcaagtcattttatttcttttttgaattccatttatttgttcttctaTTGGTAATTGCTTGCTACACTCACTCAGATAATAGTCATTGTCacgtatgtatatgcatgtatatagaAATCTGTAAATATTCCCTCATGCATCATCTCCAGTGTATGTGTAAGAGCACAGATCTTCTCCAGACTCACTGTTTTGGACAATGTCCTGCATCTTCTTCCAGACTCTGAAGGCCAGGTTGCCCAAGTATCGTGGAACATGAATCAAAGCTCCAGAAGGCGTCTGTGGATCCGGCTGTGATGAGATCTGGACTCTGGAAGAACATTCAGGATCAGAACTGCAGTGGCTTTGGTTTCAGAAGCAGAGAGACCAGATACACCAGCAGATCACTCACCTTTCCATCGTGACCGGAAACCcctgcagaacaaacacaccATTGATCATCAAgaactcaatcaatcaatcaatcaatcaatcaatggaTGATCTGAAATCAGACCTTTAGAAAGCAGACGTCATTGGTTTTCATCCTCTCCTCCGTGTCTTTGATTGTGTGTGAAAGAGCTGAGATGTGTCTGTTGATCTCCTCCAGCTTCTCCTTCATCACCTGCTTcttctgctcctcttcctctctcagtgCAGTGATTGTAGCTTCTTCTTCATCTCTGAGAAACTCATGAAGTTTCTCAAACTGCTGTTTAATCTGACTCTCTGTGTGCTCAGCTTGAGACTGAAATCAAATCACATTCACTTCAATCATCTCCTTCAACATCACATCAACATCACATCATTCAGATCCAAGAGAAACTCAGACACCAGACATATAACAGATCCACGAGCAGACTGAAGCTtgtcttttacaaaaaaataatatatatagtgatCCTACAGCTTTGGTGAAAATGACTCTTGATTCAGTTTCTTCACCTTGATGTGTTGAACTGTTTTCTCAAactcttcttttatgttttctctctttctaaGTTTCTCCTGTAAGGACTTCAGTGCTGTATTGAGATCCTCCTAGAattgaacaaaatatatataaaactccAGATTACAGTGAAGTCAAGAGAATACAGTGATATTAAAGGTTAACTCAGAAAATGCTAAACTTTAAAAGGTCTGATCCAGTAACTAAACTAATTAGTAAACGAAAAAAACTGAAGAAGTCATTATGGGAGCAAATACCTTTTCCACAGAAGACTACATGTCACATGAAGTTGAGCAAAATGAGAGAAATACCAACCTTATATGAAGGAACAACTTCACTGATTGGTCTGAATGTGTGGTTGACATGTTGTTTTGAAGTAAAACACACTAAACACGCAGACTGTTTGTCCTCCAGACAGAAGAGTTTGAGTTTCTCTCTGTATAAACTGCAGATCTCCTCAGATCCTGATGAACGACTCTCATTTCTCTCCTTCAGGAACGACTCACACAAGTTTTGTAATGCTAGATTTAATGGAAGATTTTCTTTTGAGGATCTTCTCCTGCAGACAGGACACTCCTGAGTTTTCTTGGTTCTCCAGAACTGTTGAAGACACTCTTTACAGACACTGTGACTACATGATAAAAGAACAGGAGTCTTGAACATTTCACAGCACACGGGACAATTATAGTCATATTCAGCTGAAGAAGCCATTTTCACAGTTTGAGCTGAAATTTaatctttactttcactttctgATCAACGGTTTTAGAAATGAATAACTACAAGAA comes from the Puntigrus tetrazona isolate hp1 unplaced genomic scaffold, ASM1883169v1 S000000175, whole genome shotgun sequence genome and includes:
- the LOC122333047 gene encoding nuclear factor 7, brain-like — encoded protein: MASSAEYDYNCPVCCEMFKTPVLLSCSHSVCKECLQQFWRTKKTQECPVCRRRSSKENLPLNLALQNLCESFLKERNESRSSGSEEICSLYREKLKLFCLEDKQSACLVCFTSKQHVNHTFRPISEVVPSYKEDLNTALKSLQEKLRKRENIKEEFEKTVQHIKSQAEHTESQIKQQFEKLHEFLRDEEEATITALREEEEQKKQVMKEKLEEINRHISALSHTIKDTEERMKTNDVCFLKGFPVTMERVQISSQPDPQTPSGALIHVPRYLGNLAFRVWKKMQDIVQNTPVILDPNTAHPFLLLSDDLTRVRYRVNYQPLPDNPERFDSYCCVLGSEGFNSGTHCWDVEVKESRCWSLGVTTESNQRKGCVFFNTDVWSVQRGWSDQFSFPVEQDLDRVRVCLDYDRGTVSFSDPVTNTHLHTFTTTFTHTLFPFFSTLTSLKILPVSNQ